Proteins from one Setaria italica strain Yugu1 chromosome V, Setaria_italica_v2.0, whole genome shotgun sequence genomic window:
- the LOC101784870 gene encoding uncharacterized protein LOC101784870, producing the protein MAAQLTNGGGGPTTTTSLADDLHAVAEILLRLPSPAALVRAALASRRWRQVASSPGFLRRYRSRHASSPLLGLYVPRAHAGLPSFQLADSVRSDRALAKFVRAGDFNLTGLGSHPEWRLLDCHSNRLLLSRGESRAVYDPVSGREPLWLPQNSPLEGTFISECLLQGHSDDATSFRVVSLQHRGRDQMVRAAEYDSCTRQWHRHQWVKNIKRPQHDQAMHSDRLIFWRYEDASLLLLDMATVEFSILGLPFTFFQPSMYAIGDTDDGVCCLVGLVGSINNLHLQVWLLKEDGAVKTWEPEKKVPVSQVLGRDAQLHQVHVVTNGLALLCWDRCHQFAINLRKMCINAEFECSALGYPLQMPWPPAVLVETGSETINYLVDVVTQNLLVIEETEMNMMVGVQCDKMVRRSKKIPISKLGHVGDIIHYNQMVIHGCEMVQGIQKTHGNDTTESVIRTKSRCGSEMASSDHGGQMINCNQTVIYDSEMVQGIERNHDNGTAEMTPPTPSRCSNEMDHSDQMIHCNQMVIEGREMVQGIEATHGTYTVEAAPTSSRHGCKIVPGSRMDHGCSVIRCNQMAIHDRQMAQGIEMPHGNDTAEAAPDAPPTTARRRRKNSIIWEHFTTETDSDGCTRACCNYCKRIFACSKTAGTSHLKRHITLGSCPVMKGQVLPLSGRTGNHGSGAVEKPSKRLCLYAGPGNDAFNQNSNTSYLGNIDILTEPLTTKQGNEYSISKCLKVLHDMDDMSDEIKHLAYHVLKDATNREIFMSYESRLRGLWLKKEVNKLGI; encoded by the exons ATGGCGGCACAGCTCAccaatggtggtggcggccccaccaccaccacttccCTCGCCGACGACCTCCACGCCGTAGCCGAGATCCTGCTCCGCCTCCCATCGCCGGCCGCCCTCGTACGCGCCGCGCTCGCCTCGAGGCGTTGGCGCCAGGTCGCCTCCTCCCCGGGGTTCCTCCGCAGGTACCGCTCCCGCCACGCCTCGTCGCCCCTGCTTGGCCTCTACGTCCCCCGCGCGCACGCTGGGCTCCCCTCTTTCCAGCTTGCGGATTCGGTCCGATCTGACCGCGCCCTCGCCAAATTTGTGCGCGCGGGCGATTTCAATCTCACCGGCCTCGGGAGCCATCCGGAGTGGCGCCTCCTTGACTGCCACAGcaaccgcctcctcctctccagaGGCGAATCACGCGCCGTGTACGACCCCGTGTCTGGCCGTGAGCCACTATGGCTTCCGCAAAATAGCCCCCTCGAAGGCACCTTCATTTCTGAATGTTTGTTGCAAGGCCATAGCGACGATGCGACATCGTTCCGTGTGGTCTCCCTGCAGCATCGTGGCCGTGACCAGATGGTGCGAGCTGCCGAGTACGACTCATGTACTCGCCAGTGGCATCGCCATCAGTGGGTGAAGAACATCAAAAGACCTCAACATGACCAGGCGATGCACTCTGATAGGCTCATCTTTTGGAGATATGAAGACGCTTCATTGCTCTTGCTTGACATGGCAACTGTGGAATTCTCCATCCTTGGACTCCCCTTCACCTTCTTCCAACCGTCAATGTATGCCATAGGAGACACCGACGATGGTGTGTGCTGCCTTGTGGGCCTTGTTGGCAGCATTAACAACCTCCATTTGCAAGTGTGGCTGCTAAAGGAGGATGGTGCTGTCAAGACGTGGGAGCCAGAGAAGAAAGTTCCAGTGAGCCAAGTGCTTGGCAGGGATGCCCAATTGCATCAAGTCCATGTCGTAACCAATGGACTAGCTCTTCTATGCTGGGATCGGTGCCACCAATTCGCCATCAATCTGAGGAAAATGTGTATCAATGCTGAATTTGAGTGCAGTGCTCTTGGTTATCCTTTGCAAATGCCATGGCCACCTGCTGTGTTGGTGGAAACTGGTAGTG AGACTATTAATTATCTTGTGGATGTTGTAACACAAAATCTTTTGGTAATCGAGGAAACTGAG ATGAATATGATGGTTGGTGTGCAATGTGACAAGATGGTTCGCAGAAGCAAGAAAATTCCTATTAGCAAGCTAGGTCATGTTGGTGACATCATCCACTATAATCAAATGGTCATCCATGGCTGTGAGATGGTTCAAGGTATTCAGAAGACTCATGGTAATGACACTACTGAGTCGGTGATACGAACTAAATCAAGATGTGGTAGCGAGATGGCTTCTAGTGATCATGGTGGTCAGATGATCAACTGTAATCAAACTGTCATCTATGATAGTGAGATGGTTCAAGGTATTGAGAGGAATCATGATAATGGCACTGCTGAGATGACACCACCTACCCCATCAAGATGCAGCAATGAGATGGATCACAGTGATCAGATGATCCACTGCAACCAAATGGTTATTGAGGGCCGTGAGATGGTTCAAGGTATTGAAGCTACTCATGGTACTTACACTGTTGAGGCAGCGCCTACCTCATCAAGACATGGCTGCAAAATAGTCCCTGGTAGCAGGATGGATCATGGTTGCTCAGTTATCCGCTGTAACCAAATGGCCATCCATGACAGGCAGATGGCTCAAGGTATTGAGATGCCTCATGGTAATGACACTGCGGAGGCAGCACCAGACGCACCACCAACCACAGCAAGACGTCGGAGAAAGAACTCCATCATCTGGGAGCATTTCACTACTGAAACTGATTCTGATGGATGCACACGAGCATGCTGTAATTATTGCAAGAGAATCTTTGCCTGCTCCAAAACAGCAGGCACTAGCCATCTAAAAAGGCACATTACCCTGGGTTCGTGTCCTGTGATGAAAGGTCAAGTGCTTCCTTTATCAGGAAGGACAGGAAATCATGGCAGCGGTGCTGTGGAGAAACCTTCCAAGAGGCTATGCTTATATGCTGGCCCTGGAAACGATGCATTTAATCAAAACAGTAATACATCGTATCTGGGGAACATAGACATTCTGACTGAG CCTCTAACTACAAAACAAGGAAATGAATACTCAATATCAAAATGCTTAAAAGTTTTACATGACATGGATGATATGTCAGATGAGATCAAGCATCTTGCCTATCATGTTCTCAAGGATGCAACAAATCGAGAGATATTTATGAGCTATGAATCAAGACTTCGTGGTTTGTGGTTGAAGAAGGAAGTTAACAAACTTGGAATATGA